The sequence GGCCCCATTGGTGTAGATCCTACAGGATGATAAAGATTCATACTCATTTGACGAATAGCGCATTCCCAGTACTCTCTGGATTGGTAAATGAAATTGTGACACACCCTCAGCGGTCCTCCCTGTAGTGTTGTGCCTAACTTTTGCATGGATTTTGTTCTTGCAAGTCTAAGCATTATTTGGATACCTTCATAAATTCTTTCCAAATCTCTGTTACCAGGATCTGATAAGAACCTGTTATCTATAAGTGGATAATCGAATGGATCTTTACTTTTCAGACGCACAGTACCGATGGAGTCAGAATGCAATGAAACAATGTATAGAACAAATGATTGTGCTCGATCAATATTTTTCCAAACGTCTTCATAGGTTTCATCCGTCAGTCTAAATGCCTTCTGGGAAAGATCATTTGTAGCGTTCGATGGTATGAACATTATTTCGATGTCGGGGTAGCCTGTACCTATAAATAAAACACCTTTCACTCAGATTTTGGTACATTGAAGGTCTATTTATAAACTCTTACGCACCCGCATacgttggaaaatttttaggATAAGGAAAAGTTGTTGTGGGAGGAAGGTTTGTTGGAGAAAAAGCTAACGATCATTTGCCAAAAGTACGCGAATAAAGAGCTCTCATAAGTAAAAACGACTCTTCTCGGTTTGGTAGTCTTTTTTTGATTAATCATTGCAGTCCACTTTTGGTTACCTAACAGAAGGTAAcctattattcatttttatccaTAACATTATGTTCACACTTATACAGAATACAGTTCTTCTAATCAAAACGACGAATTTTTTCATACAACACACACCATCCCACATTACTATTTTTCTTATAGCTACATTTACCTTTTGTGAATCGTGATTCATAAAATGAAACTCCTTGGTTGTTTCCTGGAGAAGTCAAAGGTCCTACTCCTTCAAGAAACTGTTCTACATAATTTTCTAATGGTAAAATGGCTTCCGTATAATTAGTTTTGAAAGTTAACCCATAAAAACACGGGTGGTCTCTTAATGTAGTACCAACTTCCAAATCATGTATTAGTGGGATGTCTAGAGATTGCAGATGGTTTTTAGGTCCTATACCTGAAAGCATAAGTAGCTGGGGGGTTTGAAATGCACCTGCGCTGAGTATAACTTCTTTAGTCGCTTTAGCGATATAGTTTTTTCCGTTATACGTGAAAGCAATTCCACGGGCTACCTTGTGTTTGTCAATAAAGATTTTGGTAACATAGGCATACGTTAGAACAtgtaagttttttcttttcaatattgGGAGGATAAACGCAGTACCAGCATCTTGGGTTCTCCCACGACGCGTGTTTATTTGTGCTGGGGAAGCTCCAAGACCCGTTCCTGCATTATAATCAGCAACTGGTAAGTTTAATTCCTTATGAGCATCGAGCCAAGCATTTAATTGAGGACTTCTTGGTACATGATATTCGACATTAAGAAGACCATCTTCTCCATGCACCCAATTATCTACTGGAGCTTTTCTATCTCgatgattgaatttttcagtTCTCTTAAATAAAGGTAAGACGTTTTTGTAGGACCACCTATCATCCTGTACCAATCTAGCCCATCTGTCATAATCCAAACTTGATCCCCTAGAATAAACTAAATCATTTACTAGAGTTGTTCCTCCTAAACCCCGACCTCTTTCCATAGCGCATGTTCTGTTAACCATTCCTAAAAAATAAGAGCTTAGTATATACGAGCAATATGGTACGGAAAGTTTATCTTGGAATACGAATAATTcttatttacagttttttttgaaaagatacaCACAGGATGTTTTTTGTGTCacatatttagtttttattgtttacattttaCTGTCAGTTTTATCTATAACTAGTGGGGTTATTCTGTATAACTATTCGTAACAGCTGTAAATTTAGCATCGATGTAGTTAACATCACAatgggtgcattccactaagtaTTCTCGGCGcctaaaatactaaaattaatatacatataagtacttttgaagcGTTCTTGTGATGCATCACCAAATATTCTACTATTGTCgcaaaagatattttgattttacttattttttcgGTATTGttattcgttaatatttatttcaatactcaAAACGCCTCGTAAGCCATTTCACTTGAATTTACGATTATAATGCTCTGGACATAAAAGAACGGAAAAGATCGCGGTGTACCCAATGTTAAATCAAAATTCACAGCCCAGTTAAAAATCGTATTTTGAACAATCGGATGTAAAAAATCTGTCAACAGCACAATGTTACTGGTCCCCTTTACCTGTTTTCAACTTTCAAGAACAGGTTTTGTTAGTTGTATTAACTTTCCAACCGTATGTCCACCTTTTACTCATGTTCGTCGTTCACTTTTCAACCGCAACTCCTCTACGAGTGTGGAACAAACTCCGAATTCATTCCGTTGAACTATCCGTCTCGTAACCTCAAAACTCCCTTTCATTAATTTTCCGTTGCTTGGCAATTTCATAGAATATTATGCGAATTCATTCCAGGTGGAACTTAAATATGTTATGGCTGTGGAGAATCTGGAATAGAAAGATGGAAGATCGAAAGCAATCTGAAGCGGAAAACCCTTTCAGACTGATCACCAGACTTCCTCTCGATATGCTCCTCTGGTGTACCATACAGTTAGTATGAAACCAAACGGTTCTCTAAATTGAACATAGTAATAAGATCAAAGTGAAGTCTTATTTCAATACTTACCTAAACAAGCTGTCTTTTGAGGGACACTTACGAAACCCCAGTTGTACTGGGTATATCCTACTTCAAAGTACATATTAGgtatatcagtgacattatttgGGTACCCTCCAGCCTCTACAAGTAGTATATTCCAGCTTTTTATTTCTGAAAGTCTGTTTGCTATTAGACTCCCAGCTGGTCCTGCGCCAATTATAATGAAATCGAAGGTGCCGAATCCTATGAAACATATGAATTGATATTTACATCTTTCAAGGTTACGATTTTATTAGAAGTtgtgaaataataacaaatatggAAACAGAATATTATAACAAACAATCTCAGTCCTTTCCTGTAGGATTTTGCTGTGGACTTATCTCATAAACAAAGTTTAGTCACTTAGGCAACTAGcagtaaatatacaaatttgtaATATATCACTCACAGATCTGGTATTTCATATATTCGTTTCTAgaattaaattatgaatattctCTTCAAAATATAGTATAGCGCGTTAATTAATGAactataagaatttaaaaaatatatagggtatttcattaaaaattatgagTACGAACTATACTAAATTGCAAGAATAACCTTGTTTATTCGGTTTAAATCTACAACTCTAGGCTTGTGTTGGAGTGCAAAATAATTTTACAGGATCTACAAGAACTGATGGGTGATGGCTGTAAACTCCAGTTCATTTGGGTGCCCTATCTTTGAGGCAACATGAGGCTGATTTGCTAGCCAAACAGTGATGAGCCACAATTATGTCTAGAGCCCAATTCTGCAGAGATAAATGGAAATACCTGGCCTTACCAAACGAATGCTTCACCTAAATCCTATCCCATAATTCCTTCTAATTTTCTACATTAACGACATAAATAATGTTATTCCATTCAAGAATATACTTTGATTcacaaaattcttgttttttgcTCATTCATACGTTTAAGTTGAAATGCAATTACCTCTCGCAAAGGTATCGTAAGATTTGTATACCTTTGCATCGGTTGGTAGTTGGAAATATTGTCCCTGTTGTCGAATCTCTGTTACCATATTAGTCAAATAATTTACTTGTGCATTATGAACACTTGATGATCTGAAAAAATGAATCATGACAGTTTCAATGAAACCAGAATACTTAAAAGAGGTTTTTCTGATAAATTGAGTTCTGATGAGCATTttcgaggatggtcccagaagtacctggcccaacaaatgaaatataatttccttttagctccatacacttttcccatcgatgttcaataagtttgataccctttttataata comes from Diorhabda carinulata isolate Delta chromosome 8, icDioCari1.1, whole genome shotgun sequence and encodes:
- the LOC130897346 gene encoding uncharacterized protein LOC130897346, which gives rise to MVTEIRQQGQYFQLPTDAKVYKSYDTFARGFGTFDFIIIGAGPAGSLIANRLSEIKSWNILLVEAGGYPNNVTDIPNMYFEVGYTQYNWGFVSVPQKTACLGMVNRTCAMERGRGLGGTTLVNDLVYSRGSSLDYDRWARLVQDDRWSYKNVLPLFKRTEKFNHRDRKAPVDNWVHGEDGLLNVEYHVPRSPQLNAWLDAHKELNLPVADYNAGTGLGASPAQINTRRGRTQDAGTAFILPILKRKNLHVLTYAYVTKIFIDKHKVARGIAFTYNGKNYIAKATKEVILSAGAFQTPQLLMLSGIGPKNHLQSLDIPLIHDLEVGTTLRDHPCFYGLTFKTNYTEAILPLENYVEQFLEGVGPLTSPGNNQGVSFYESRFTKGTGYPDIEIMFIPSNATNDLSQKAFRLTDETYEDVWKNIDRAQSFVLYIVSLHSDSIGTVRLKSKDPFDYPLIDNRFLSDPGNRDLERIYEGIQIMLRLARTKSMQKLGTTLQGGPLRVCHNFIYQSREYWECAIRQMSMNLYHPVGSTPMGPNPSNGDVVDSECKVYGIKGLRVADGSVFPFTLAGHPTAAIALVGEMVSDFIKQDYFHF